One genomic segment of Salinigranum rubrum includes these proteins:
- a CDS encoding Na+/H+ antiporter subunit E, with the protein MTRRWPLSGVALAVLWLFVRGVELTPVRLAEEFIIGLLVGLPVAYVFRRFYAPSTPLSRTIRVVPYAMLYLAAFLKELLTANVDVAYRVLSPSMPIHPAVVKVPLRVQSDVAITTIANSITLTPGTLTMDYDSDSNTLYVHSIDGSNPEEVLEPIRTWEDYALVIFDEELKPGDPVSQGQADPARDGKGEVADGD; encoded by the coding sequence GTGACCCGCCGCTGGCCTCTCTCGGGCGTCGCCCTCGCGGTGCTGTGGCTGTTCGTCCGCGGCGTCGAACTCACGCCCGTTCGGCTGGCGGAGGAGTTCATCATCGGCCTCCTCGTCGGCCTCCCGGTCGCGTACGTGTTCCGCCGCTTCTACGCGCCGTCGACGCCGCTCTCGCGGACCATCCGGGTGGTTCCCTACGCGATGCTGTACCTCGCCGCGTTCCTGAAGGAACTGCTCACGGCGAACGTCGACGTGGCCTACCGCGTCCTCTCGCCGTCGATGCCCATCCACCCGGCGGTCGTCAAGGTGCCGCTGCGCGTCCAGTCGGACGTCGCCATCACGACCATCGCCAACTCCATCACGCTCACCCCCGGCACGCTCACCATGGATTACGACAGCGACTCGAACACGCTCTACGTGCACAGCATCGACGGGAGCAACCCCGAGGAAGTCCTCGAACCCATCCGGACGTGGGAGGACTACGCGCTCGTCATCTTCGACGAGGAACTGAAGCCGGGCGACCCGGTCTCGCAGGGCCAGGCCGACCCCGCCAGGGACGGAAAGGGGGAGGTGGCCGATGGCGACTGA
- a CDS encoding MnhB domain-containing protein: MADPYDRRTTVISRTVTRVVVPIILVTSIALLLQGHNLPGGGFIGAVLTATAFVLVYVVFGMDFLQSRVLDVSADEDEYHDLVSGYRWVFGAGLALAVASGLVPTVLGAPFLTQGVLFLEHLPLYGELEVASALAFDLGVYFTVVGGLLTILGEVGNE, translated from the coding sequence ATCGCCGACCCCTACGACCGGCGGACGACGGTCATCTCGCGGACCGTCACGCGGGTGGTGGTGCCGATCATCCTCGTCACCTCCATCGCGCTCCTCCTGCAGGGACACAACCTCCCCGGCGGCGGGTTCATCGGCGCGGTGCTGACGGCGACGGCGTTCGTCCTCGTCTACGTGGTCTTCGGGATGGATTTCCTCCAGAGCCGCGTGCTGGACGTCTCGGCCGACGAGGACGAGTACCACGACCTCGTCTCCGGCTACCGCTGGGTGTTCGGCGCTGGCCTCGCGCTCGCCGTCGCGTCGGGGCTCGTCCCCACCGTCCTCGGCGCGCCCTTCCTCACGCAAGGAGTGTTGTTCCTCGAACACCTCCCCCTCTACGGTGAACTGGAGGTGGCCTCGGCGCTGGCGTTCGACCTCGGCGTCTACTTCACTGTCGTCGGTGGCCTGCTCACCATCCTCGGGGAGGTGGGCAACGAATGA
- a CDS encoding sodium:proton antiporter — MTEVVLAAVLGLLFALGTFLVLRQDVVRVVWGVSIISQSANVYLVTMGGIDGVAPVAPGDATPTDPLVQALVLTAIVIGFATTALALVLTYRVYEEHGTIDVYELGRSGAPGSTKSKSGTHANGGDGE, encoded by the coding sequence ATGACCGAGGTGGTGCTGGCGGCCGTCCTCGGTCTGCTGTTCGCGCTGGGGACGTTCCTCGTCCTGCGCCAGGACGTCGTCCGCGTGGTCTGGGGGGTGAGCATCATCTCCCAGTCCGCGAACGTCTACCTCGTGACGATGGGCGGCATCGACGGGGTGGCGCCCGTCGCACCGGGGGACGCGACGCCGACCGACCCGCTGGTGCAGGCGCTCGTCCTCACGGCCATCGTCATCGGCTTCGCGACGACGGCGCTGGCGCTCGTGCTCACCTACCGCGTCTACGAGGAGCACGGCACCATCGACGTCTACGAACTCGGCCGGAGCGGCGCCCCCGGTTCGACGAAATCGAAGTCGGGGACGCACGCGAACGGAGGTGACGGCGAGTGA